DNA from Bordetella genomosp. 13:
CCGTGACTGCGGTGCGTCAGCGCCTGCTCGAGCAGTGCCTGGTTGCCGAAGCTGTGATCCAGGCGGGATTCCAGGGTAGCCAGTGACATGGGCGTAGCGAATCAGTGGAAACGGCCGATGCGGCTGAGGTCGCCGAAGTTCATCCAGACGAAGAAGGCCTTTCCTACGATATTACCGTCTGGCACGAAGCCCCAGTAGCGGCTGTCGGCACTATTGTCGCGATTGTCCCCCATGGCGAAATAGTGGCCGTCCGGGACCTTGCAGCGCACGCCGTTGCGCAGGTACTGGCACCGATCCACGAAGGGGAACTTCCAGATGGGGCCAAAATCCTGGTTTCTGTCTTCTTCCAGCAATATCTTGTGCGTAACGTCGCCCAATTTCTCGTCATACTGCGCCACATACGAGACCCGGTCGGGCTCGTAGTAGTCGCCCGCGCGCGTATGCGGCACCAATTGACCGTTGACGTATAGCTTCTTGTCGAGGTAAGCCACCTCGTCGCCCGGCAGGCCGACCACGCGCTTGATGTAGTCGACCGTGGTGTCGACGGGATAGCGGAACACGATCACGTCACCGCGCTCGAGCTCGCCCGTATCGATGATCTTGCGGTCGATGATGGGCAGGCGGA
Protein-coding regions in this window:
- the lepB gene encoding signal peptidase I, producing MSWNFALILFVLLVLTGVIWVLDLAVFRHRRQERARQAVLAYDAHPSDDPQQAERERREAGQRAGKESWWVEYAVSFFPVILFVFLLRSFVVEPFRIPSGSMLPTLESGDLILVNKFSYGIRLPIIDRKIIDTGELERGDVIVFRYPVDTTVDYIKRVVGLPGDEVAYLDKKLYVNGQLVPHTRAGDYYEPDRVSYVAQYDEKLGDVTHKILLEEDRNQDFGPIWKFPFVDRCQYLRNGVRCKVPDGHYFAMGDNRDNSADSRYWGFVPDGNIVGKAFFVWMNFGDLSRIGRFH